Proteins encoded together in one Acidobacteriota bacterium window:
- a CDS encoding TIGR00730 family Rossman fold protein, with amino-acid sequence MDQTENRAPVCVYCASSPAADAAYRDAAYRLGVALADRGFPVIYGGGGAGSMGALADGVLSRGGRITGVLPRFMADLEWGHPGLTELRLVEDMRVRKHLMLAESAAAVALPGGCGTLEELLEAITLKRLGLYLNPIILVNTRNFFEPLIQLLDQAIAERFMDERHRAMWQVVAEPEAVPDAIRAAPPWSEDVRRFAVRGR; translated from the coding sequence ATGGATCAAACGGAAAACCGAGCACCCGTCTGTGTCTACTGTGCCTCGAGCCCGGCGGCCGACGCCGCCTACCGCGACGCCGCGTACCGCCTGGGCGTGGCGCTGGCCGACCGCGGCTTCCCCGTCATTTACGGCGGCGGCGGGGCGGGTTCCATGGGCGCGCTCGCCGACGGCGTGCTGTCACGCGGCGGCCGCATCACCGGCGTGCTGCCGCGGTTCATGGCCGACCTGGAGTGGGGGCACCCCGGCCTCACGGAACTCCGCCTGGTGGAGGACATGCGGGTCCGCAAGCACCTGATGCTGGCCGAAAGCGCCGCCGCCGTGGCGCTGCCGGGCGGCTGCGGCACGCTGGAGGAGCTGCTTGAGGCCATCACGCTCAAGCGGCTGGGGCTCTACCTGAACCCGATCATCCTGGTCAACACCCGGAATTTCTTCGAGCCGCTGATCCAGCTCCTGGACCAGGCCATCGCCGAGCGGTTCATGGACGAGCGCCACCGGGCCATGTGGCAGGTGGTCGCCGAGCCGGAGGCGGTGCCCGACGCCATCCGCGCGGCGCCTCCCTGGAGCGAGGATGTGCGGCGCTTCGCCGTACGCGGCCGCTGA
- a CDS encoding trimeric intracellular cation channel family protein, which translates to MDGGRLPVLSSQPMFQQPATLLHVLDLMGVAVFAASGALSAGRKGLDLLGVLVIAVVTAIGGGTLRDILLDRHPIFWIADPVYLVVIAVAALGTLLYVRHRQPPGRALAIADALGLALFTMTGTRIAEAAHVAPLIAVAMGTMTGVAGGMVRDVLSAEIPLILRRDIYATAAIAGSTVYVALQAAGGGRDAAALIGLAVVVLLRLLAIVWGLRLPVFRIEE; encoded by the coding sequence ATGGACGGCGGCCGCCTTCCTGTATTATCATCTCAGCCGATGTTCCAGCAACCCGCGACCCTGCTCCATGTGCTCGACCTCATGGGAGTGGCCGTGTTCGCCGCGAGCGGCGCCCTGTCGGCCGGCCGCAAGGGGCTGGACCTGCTGGGCGTGCTGGTGATCGCCGTGGTCACCGCCATCGGCGGCGGCACGCTGCGCGACATCCTCCTGGACCGCCACCCTATTTTCTGGATCGCTGACCCGGTGTACCTGGTGGTGATCGCCGTCGCCGCGCTGGGCACGCTCCTGTACGTCCGCCACCGCCAGCCGCCCGGCCGGGCGCTGGCGATCGCCGACGCCCTGGGGCTGGCCCTGTTCACCATGACGGGCACCCGCATCGCCGAGGCCGCCCACGTGGCACCGCTCATCGCCGTGGCCATGGGCACCATGACCGGCGTGGCCGGCGGCATGGTGCGCGACGTGCTGAGCGCCGAGATCCCGCTGATCCTGCGCCGTGACATCTACGCCACCGCGGCCATCGCCGGCTCGACGGTCTACGTGGCGCTCCAGGCGGCGGGCGGCGGCCGGGACGCCGCCGCGCTGATCGGACTGGCCGTGGTGGTGCTGCTCCGGCTGCTGGCCATCGTCTGGGGGTTGCGCCTGCCGGTGTTCCGGATTGAGGAGTAG
- a CDS encoding ester cyclase, whose product MPLTNPSLSPEYAALAAVATDWMERVWRRRDLAAISELHAPDFCDRSPAGRDPGLAAYAAGVAELFAAFPDFEATTDDLVVDTRTDTVAIRWTAVATHLGLFLGAAPTGCRITFRGIEILRIVGGRITERWGEWDGLDLLDQLGAAGPSASGGTP is encoded by the coding sequence ATGCCTTTGACGAACCCATCGCTGTCTCCTGAGTACGCCGCCCTGGCGGCGGTGGCCACCGACTGGATGGAACGGGTGTGGCGGCGACGCGACCTGGCAGCTATCAGCGAGCTGCACGCGCCCGACTTCTGTGACCGCTCGCCCGCCGGCCGCGATCCGGGGCTGGCCGCCTACGCGGCGGGCGTGGCTGAACTGTTCGCCGCCTTTCCCGACTTCGAGGCGACCACCGACGACCTGGTGGTGGACACCCGTACCGACACGGTGGCCATCCGGTGGACGGCCGTTGCCACTCACCTCGGCCTGTTCCTCGGCGCGGCGCCCACCGGCTGCCGGATCACCTTCCGCGGCATCGAGATCCTCCGTATCGTCGGCGGACGGATCACCGAACGCTGGGGCGAGTGGGACGGCCTCGACCTGCTGGATCAGCTCGGCGCCGCCGGTCCATCCGCATCAGGAGGCACACCATGA